tgcttgaaagaaagaaaaagaaaatcaaaagaaaactctTGCCAAACTTAGAGCAGAATTGTCTTGAACCAgcaaaacatacacaaatattatCTTAATCTTTATCTTATCTTAAATCTGCACTGTTCAGCATAGTAGCCACTAGTCACAAAACTGAGATGTGgaataagtataaaatatacactaacttttcaagtcttattattaaaaaggaaagtaaaataccttattaataaattttaattacattttgaaatgctAACATAACagatttaaattatacatttttttcactttttaatgtgactattagaattttttttttttttttttgagacggagttttgttcttgctgcccaggctggagtgcaatggtgtgatctcggctcaccgcaacctctgcctcccaggttcaaatgattctcctgcctcaacctcccaagtagctgagaatacaggcatgcaccatcatgcccgactaattttgtatttttagtagagatggggtttctccatgttggtcaggctgttctctaactccccatctcaggtgatctacccgccttggcctgccaaagtgctgggattataggcaagagccaccgtgcccggtcttagaaatttttaaattgcatatgtTGCTCATACTATATTGGTACTGATCAGTGCTGTGCTAAAGAATGAAAAGTTAGAAGCATTCACTGTCAAGTTTCAGAACAAGATAAGAATTCCTAATCACTATTTTCAATAGTAATTACTTCTTTTCAATAGTCttaagaaatttaagaaacagtgcagtaagtaaagaaaaataaatggaatgacaactcaaaagaaagtaaaacacaGTTATTGAAGATAATGTGATTGTCTATGTATTCTCAAAGAATAGATAAATTACTAGAATTAATAGCAATACAAAAAAGTTAGGCAAGATGGTGGTATAtaagatcaatatataaaaatagattacATTTCTGTAAACCAGCAGCAAACAGAAacccatacaaaaaaaaagttgacataTGCAATAGCGTAACTAATTAACTAAATAATCCCAGAGTTATTCTAAACAAATGATGTATTAGGTCTTATGGGTCCATAAGTTCTCATTATATTTCATAACTAACAAAAATgtcatatatgtgtttatgtgtgtattcttctATATGTATGAAATAGTATATAATAAACTTTTTAAGAACAATTAATACCAAATAAAGATTCTTTTTCCAATATAATCAGAAGaattgaaagatttttttaaaacagggagCACACCAACAGGCAGCCATTTAActgtgaacaaatatttattgataatctAGTCAAAGCTACTCAGTGTATAGTCCAAGTGacatcagcatcacctaggaacgtgttagaaatttgaatttaatagttttaattttaacttaacaaatttaataattttttggatCATATTTTCATATGTCCTGGTTCAGTACGTCTATCTTTGAGCTATCTTTGATGTACTGAACCAGAACATATGGGAATGTGATCCAGAACATTATTGGCCATCAGATTTTCTAGTATACGTGACGTATACCTCTTGTAAATTGTAATTGAAGTCACTGCCGTATCTCCAAGGGGTGTCACTCTTGTACTCCAGAAAATACTGGTTATGCACAAGAAATCATGCAGGGACAAATAGATAGACAGATACCATTTAGTGTTTTGATGTATTCTGAGggaattttaaatttgtaatatgTATCTTAATAATTAGTTAAATATTTTTGCTAacccactttctcttttttcatacTATTTCTGCCTAATCCATTTGCTAGCATAGAAAAGGGGggtttctttctgtatttctcttaGACATTTGTATCCAGTGTAAATAAACGTCCTGATTTTGCAACTACTGGCCAATGGGATGTTACCACTGAAAGGGATGGTAAAAGAGAATCGGCTGTCTTTGATGCTGTGATGATTTGTTCTGGACATCATGTCTATCCCAACCTACCAAAAGAGTCCTTTCCAGGTAAGGCCACAATTTAAGCTGCTAGCCACATAACTGACAAAAATGAATATCTCGatcatgtcttcttttttctaaaGGTACAAGCaggttaaattaaaatatacttctgTTATATCTAATACGCTTGGTGTGTTAAAATAGCACATTATTGTGACTGCATCTATTCACAAGGTTGCTTCTGTTAAAGTCTTTGTTTAAATATATGACTCAAATTGTCATCTATATCTCACTTTTCACTCAGGACTAAACCACTTTAAAGGCAAATGCTTCCACAGCAGGGACTACAAAGAACCAGGTGTATTCAACGGAAAGCGTGTCCTGGTGATTGGCCTGGGGAATTCGGGCTGTGACATTGCCACAGAACTCAGCCACACAGCAGAACAGGTACTACTACCCGGGCACTCAGGCGACTCTCTTTACTGACAAAAGAGTTATTATCGTTGGAAAGGTGTGATAGGAAAtgtgggggaggaaggaagggtatCTGATGTAAAGACTAAGTGGTATTTCACATAGCTGAGCTTCCCCAAGTAACAGCTGAGGTTTTAAATCACTTCATAGACAAAGGCAGAACATCAGCAAGGAGTAATACTGTCATTCAACAATCTCCTTCTTCAGGACATTTGGTGCCTAATGTCTCTGATCAATTTCTCTAAAACTAGCACAGATTTAGGGTTAAGGTTATGATTCTGAGACTCAGGCAAGTCTTTCAATCTCTCTGAGGCAGTTTTCTCAATGGTgaaacagataaaaatagaacCTACTTCTGGGGCTTGAGATAAAGTTAAAGCTTTGGAACAGGATTTAAGCAATATAGAGtggctcatttattcattcatttatgcatgcatgcatacatttaTTCCATGACTACTTATTgagagcctactatgtgccaggcactggcttGGGTGCTGAAGAGAGTGGTGAACATAACAGGCATGATCCCTGCTCTGGAATAAGAGCTGTCACTGGAATAAAGGATAAACAAGTGATTCAGGCACTAAATGCTATGATTCCAAAACTGGATGCTTCACAAAGGAGGTAGAACTCAGTCAGTCCTtgaacaataaatataaatcatgtgACTGAAGAGGCGACAGAGGCTGTTCTTAGAATTGGAAATGCCTTGAGCAGAGGCATGAAGATAAGAAAATGAGGGCTGTATATTTGACTATTGTAGGTTATAGTTTCATCTTGCTGTAATGGAggttgttttttgggttttttgttgttttttcctttttttttttcttttttctttcttttttgagaaggaatctcgctctgtcgcccaggctggagtgcagtggcgcgatctcggctcgctacaatctccacctccccggttcacgccattctcctgcctcagcctccggagtagctgggactacaggcgcccaccaccacgcctggctaattttttgtatttttagtagagacggggtttcaccatgttagccaggatggtctccatctcctgaccttgtgatccgcccaccttggcctcccaaagtgctgggatgacaggcgtgagccaccgcccccgggtGAATGGGGGTTCTTAATGCTAACAATTTGTATGATGCATTATGGTACTCAAATACCTTCCTGTAAATGAGCTCCTTTGCTTTTGGGAAGAAGGTAGTTTTATTACAGAGAGGATAAATGAGGACCAGAAATGTCAATTGTCTTCTTGAAAGTCATCAAGAAAATTAATGTTTGAGCCACTGAAGGGTTACAGAACTGAAAGCCAAAGCTTCTGAATCCAAGGAACAGTAGATACAGGATTGAGTTACAGGAAAGAAAGATTGGAATCAGGTTATATCACATGTTTTAAGAACTTGAATGACAGGATAAAATAATTAGATTTCTGCATAAATAAAGGTAAATCATTATTTCAGCTTCTTGGGTTCAGGAAATTTATGATGAACTCACAGTTTTAAGAGATTTGTATTTGAATATGTGATTATTTGCATATGTGATAAATTAGAGGGAAGACCAATTTCAGAGGCTATTTAATTAATTGAACctttagtctctttttttttttttttttttttttcaggcagagtctcactctgttgcctaggctggagtgcagtggcacaatcttggctcactgtagcctccatctcccaggttcaagcaatcctcccgtctcagcccgagtagctgggattacaggcacctgccaccacaccccacacccacctaatttttgtatttttagtacagatggggtttcactatgttggccaggctggtctcgaactcctgacctcagatgatctgcccgcctcggcctcccaaagtgctgggattataggcgtgagccaccacgctcagacTCCTTTAGTCTCTTCTTATTTGTCTAGTTCCTCCTATAACAAATGCCTTGAAGTGATACGGTATataaaaattggttttaaaaaagacaaagcctGAAAACTACACTATTAGGGATTAGCATaacagaaggggaaggagaggaaactgacatttactgagcacatactaTCTGCCAGGTAACGTTAGCCATGTGACATAGTTTATCACATCGAATTAACCCTTTTACACAAATTTGATGAGGCAAATTTGATTCTCTCCATCTCAGGAATGAGGGAACAAGATTAGAGAAGTTAAAGGAATTTTTTCAAATCACATCATTGATAAGTAGGAGAGTCAGTGTTTGAGTGTGTGGTTTTCTGATTCCAAATTTCTCACCTTATTTCCAGATAGTAGCaggcattttgttttaaaacgCCTATTTTGAGATCATAATTGCTTATTTGTAGACAGCAATAGTTAGATAAGCACTAGGGAAAACGTGACTAGAATTAAGTTATTAGTCACCTGTAGCAGAGAttgattaaaatatgaaaatttgccTGCAGCACTATGACAGGGTGGCTGACCCTAAGATGCAGATGTCAAGTTCAGAAGTTTATTTGGGAGCAGTCTCAGGATCAATACTTCtgcaggaagggaagaaagctTCTGTTTACTTTGAAGCTGGGATGGTCCTTGGGCATTGCCCCAATTTGAGGTGAGGGACTGGGCCTTTATATGCCTGCACTGACCAGTCACTAGATGGAGGAAACTCAGAAAGAATAGAAGATATTGGGTGAGGCCCCTCTCTTCAGCCAAAACAACTGTCAAAGAGGACTGACAGATGAGAGATGCCTTCTGACACCACTTTCTGCAGCTGGGGTAATAGATCCATGCCTCAAGAAGGCTCTGGGGAGCTCATCAGAATATCCACTACAAATGGTCACTAATTTCATGGTTGAATTGGTGTTTTTTAAGGTCGTGATCAGCTCCAGAAGTGGCTCCTGGGTGATAAGCCGCGTCTGGGACAATGGTTATCCCTGGGACATGGTGCTTATCACTCGATTTGGAACCTTCCTCAAGAACAATTTACCGACAGCCATCTCTGACTGGTTGTACATGAAGCAGATGAATGCAAGATTCAAGCATGAAAACTATGGCTTGATGCCTTTAAATGGGTAATGCAGAGTTAAACGTGATATGCCTGCTGGCCTTTAGTTCAGTGTCAACAACCCTTAAGGTCCTGTAactccaaaacaaataaaaatattagcaatcACATCTCATCTATCAGAAGATAAAGAACTGCAAAAATTAAGAGTGATTTCCTATTTTACAATCCTTGCTATATTTACACAGCTGGAAAATTATATAATGCCTCAAGAATTAGTCCCGGGAGTAATGATAATCAAAGTTAACCTCTTTTAAGCATTTTATACATGTCAGAGATTTAGCAAGACTCTGCTAAGGCTCTGGCATATATTATTTGGTTTTATCCTTACAACAATTATGAAGAGAGCTCTATTAGtatctccattttagagatgagataaCTGAGTTTCAGTGTAGTTAATAACTTTACTAAGGTCCCACAGCTAGAAAGTAGAAGCAGCATTCAAAACAAACCCAGATCTGCTGATTCCAGAGCCCTCACTCTTGGCCACTTGCTCTACTGCCTGTTATTTAATGGCAAAGTTAAGCACAGCAAGAGAACTTTTCCTGTCCTACCTTTCCCTTTCCATTTCATTACCCACTCCTTAATGGACCCCTCTCACTAAACACATACATGCCAATGCTTGCATCTTCAGTCTCCTTCCCATCTTCTCCTGTAAGATCCTCCAAGCCAGCAAGATAATAAGAAATAACTTTGACACGAGTTGAAAAACCCAAGTTATGAGCTGTTTACAACAAAGTGAATTCATTaatttgacaaacatttattacACGTTTATTATATGTCAGGTCCTGTGTTTAGCCCtgaggatatagcagtgaacaaaacaggcaaaaatccctgtcctcatggaaccTACATTCTAAGTAGTGGGAAACAGACAACAAACAATAGCATAAGATCATATGGCGATGTGTGCTTtggggaagaaaacaaagcagataAACGTAATGGCAAGTGCTGTCAGGACAATTTCCAATAGAGTCGTCAGAATATGTCTCAGAGAGGAGGAGAATTTTAAGAAAACCTCTGAAGGAGTTGAGGGAATGAGTCATGAGGGTCTCTGGGGAAGGGTATTCCAGACTGAGGACACAGCCAGGGCATTGTCTCTTCACAGGCGGAGCTGGCATGATCAACAAACAACAATGGGGCTTCTCTtcctggagaaaagagaagagggaagagcgCCAGGAGATAAAACCAGAGACATAAACATTGTTGGATGGCATGGGCCTTGTAGATCATTGTAAGGACTCTGGCTTTTATGCTGAAAGCAATGGGAAACCACAGCAGGCATCTGAGCAAATGAATGACAAGACCTAAGTTAGCATTGCAGAGATTGATCAGCTGCTGTGGTCACCATTCAATGTAAGGGCAGGgcaaggaaggaaatgaaatgacCAGCTAAAAAGCTACTCTCAAAAATCTGCATAAGAGGGGATGTTGGTCTGGGCCAAAATTGTTAGCAGTGAGTGGTCAGAATAGGGCAGACTTCTGGATAGCTTGAAAGTAGACCCAAATAGGATTTTCTGTGGACTGGATAGAGGATGAGAGAGCAAGGAGGGGGTAAGAATGTCTTTCAAGACACTTGAAAAAGGATGACATTGACATTtactaaaatgtgaaaaactacAGGAGGAACAGAAGTTCAGTTTAAGACATATTAAAATTGGAATGCCTATTAGACATTCAGGTAGAAGAATGTTGGCCAGCAGTGGGAAACACTGACTTTGAGGCTCAAACCAGAAGTTAAAACTTTGGAGTCATGCGAAAATGTTTCCTGAAGAAATGAAACTAAATGACATCTCTTGAATGCGTGTAAATGGAGGAGACTAAAGATCTGAGGGCTGAGTCCTGAGGTATGCCATTGTCAGAAgtcaggaagaggagaagaagagaagacatctgtgggagacagagaaagaatagCCAGGAAAGTAGGAAAGGAACTGAGAAAGAGTGATGACCTGGAAACAAAATGAATACAgtgtttcaagaaagaaaaaaccatcAACTGTGTTAAATGCTAAGTTGAGTAAAAGGGAAAGTGAGAGTGGACCACTGGATCTGGGAGCCTGATTCTGACGGCCTTGACAAGAGCCGTTTcagtgtggtggtggtggaggtgaaaACCTGATGGCCACAGGTTTAACATACATGGCAGGTAATAAGTGCAAGTGAGTCAAGCCTTCTTCCAAGGTTCCAACCAATCTCGTTGTCCAACTCAGTTTGTTCTCCAGTAGAATCTGCCTGTAGCACTCTCTCACAGCTCCCACAGCCATACAAGAACAGCACTCTTTCCTTCAACTGTATTCACATTCATCCCCGAGTTCAGATTTCTCTGCTCCCACTACAGATATTATTCAATAAAAAGTAGTCCAAAGCTCTCTCTTTGCAGATTTGCAGTCGCCAAAACCTCAAACTGGCACCCTCCCTCTGGCCTTATTTAAATTTCTGGGTGCTCCCTCCTTCACCTGACTGGTGCCTCTGTCTGCACAGGGCTCATACTTCATCCCTCAAGAGCCCAGCTGCAGCTTTCACACCTTTGACTTTCCTCCTCCTATTTGATCTTCTCCACATTATGATGACCACCTTAGAGTATACAGAATTAAGAACAGCAGTTAACATGTTCAAGCTCTATGTGCGTGCTAGAGACTGTGCAAAACTCTTTATATAATTTAGGGAACTTCTGAGGTAGTACAAACATTACTGACATTCCAGATGAGAAATGTGAGACaccaagaatttaaaaaacataatcttATCAAGGTTCCCACTGAATAAgtagcaaatttaaaaatgtaaacactgaAGTACCCTCACTTCAGAGTTTTTCCTGAAACAGGCTTTAACAGGGAACTGGGCATAAGTCTTTATTCCAGGATTTGGAAAGAGGTCCATGGAAGAGAAGGATCACAGAAAATAGAGATGGAGCCAGCAAACAGCAACTTCTCTTACTTCTCAATGTTGCCTCCCATCAATTTTGTTCTTCAGCCATATTGGAGATAATCTATGGCTCAGAAAAAAACTACTGGGCCATTTTTTCCTTATCAATTTATATATGGACCAATAAAACAAGAGGGAAATATTACACTTCTAATAATTATCTCTGTTTTCCATACAGAGTCCTGAGGAAAGAGCCTGTATTTAATGATGAGCTCCCAACTTGCATTCTGTGTGGCATTGTGTCCGTAAAGCCTAATGTGAAGAAATTCACAGAGACTTCGGCCATTTTTGAGGATGGGACCACATTTGAGGGCATTGACTGTGTAATCTTTGCAACAGGCTATAGTTATGCCTACACGTTCCTTGATGAGTCTAtcatcaaaaacagaaacaatgagatcattttatTTAAAGGAGTCTTTCCTCCTCTACTTGAGAAGTCAACCATAGCAGTGATTGGCTTTGTCCAGTCCCTTGGGGCTGCCATTCCCACAGTTGACCTCCAGTCCCGCTGGGCAGCACAAGTAATAAAGGGTAAGTCAATAAAAAGGCTCATGGATTGGGAAGATGAATGCCAGTGACAATAACTTTGTATCTTTGTGAAAACAATAATCCTTGTTGCAAGGTCCCCTTCAGTTTTGAAAATTTACAATTCTACATTCTTTGGTGCTATATTTTATAAGCAATTTAAAGTATACCAGTTTGGATTATTATATGCAATAGTACAAGATATTATTAGAGGAGGTATTTTGTGACTTATAACTTCTTACAGCTGATAATTACCCAAGATCATTCATTAGATTTGAGACCACCAAAGCTTGCATCCACTTAAGACTAAGTGAatgacaactttaaaaaattatgattgcAAAACTCAGTAGAATTACATTGCTTGAAAAGTtcataagaaaatatgtttacaaGCCAATATCCAACCAACTTCGAATGTCCACAGTCATGGAAAATATGATTGCTGAAAGGCAATGGCTTTTCTACTACTGTTTCTTCCCTGACAAAATAAGGACAAAGAGTGGatcaatagaggcagaaagtgCTAAGTGTGGTAGATGATCAGTCTGTAATACATAAGAATGCTAAGTCCTTATATTttacaaaggaaacaacaaacttGATTGGGGTCAGGCAAGAAAGGCAGGCAGCATCCCCCAGCAGCAGGTTAGAATATGGCTGTGGGAAGATGCAGATCATATGACCAGGTAGCCAGGAAGGTAAAGGCATGAAATTTCACTCAGGGTTCCACTTAGAGTTCAGACCCACAGGGGCTGGCATTAAAGGAACCTTTAATGGACCCTTACTCTGTCTGAGGACAAGAGTTGTAACTTGGGCTctgaagaaaggaaacaaggcAATTTATGGGGAAAATTGATGTACAAGGCACAGGCTGTCTTAAGGGAAATGAGAGACAAGGCAAACAACCTAGGTTTGGAAAACCAAAGTACCAAGACAAGAGGGGCTAGTTACAACAACCCAATGGCAATAGTTGGTGGGCTAAAAAATAGTCTCTTTCTTTTCAATCTCTTCCCCTGCAAAGCATGACAAGTTCCAAGGCCTGGAACCAGGCCACATCTACAAAAGctgttcaagtgaccctccctgTAAGAAGTGTAGAAATGGGAAATTAAGCAAACCATTATAGGTCTTGAGCAATCATATCTGGGCTGAgagttttattctctttcaagtTAATTCCAAGACTACCAAAGAAATCATCCTAAATATGAAGAATTTCTGGACACAAAAGCCTGTTTTGGTCTGGGTTTCAGAGAACTCTGCAAACCTATGTAAACCTGGATCCTGGGGCAGCCCCAAGTCAGAGCTAGTCTCCTGGGTCTCCCTTATGTCCTTGCTGACTTGTGGACAGTCTATATCCTCAGTCACATTCAAGAACTATTGGCTTTCCATAGAAAAACTTAGCCCTTCACCAAATTCTCTATCTTCTGGAAATTCCATTTTCTGGCAAAGCAGGATTAATGTCTATGAAGTTTTCTCTTCATAAATCTTGGAAAAGTGATGGCAATTCATCTCtggctataatttaaaatataacattcttaaaatatgACTGGGAGATTAAAATTTATCTATGAAATTGAGTTTAAACATCTTGTAACCAGTTTAAGAGCAAAGCTATTTAGGTaatgctttttaattattatgacaAACATGAGTTCTGGGAAGACTAGAACTAAATTTGATGTCTGTCTGAAAATGATCAATTAATGGGATTcataactattattaaaaagggaaaactgtAGGCTGGTCCTATGCCAGACTCATTTAACTACCATcatgtctttccttctttttcaggaACTTGTACTTTGCCTTCTATGGAAGACATGATGAATGATattaatgagaaaatggagagaaagcgCAAATGGTAAGAGTACCTATTGTAATAGGAGTGTAGAATTTCCATAGAAAAGTGAGAATTTGTGAAAAGCATAAAAGGAGAATTTGTGAAAAGCATAAAAGGAACTGTTTTAATCTTAAATGATCCAGAATGACGTCATTGGAATCACAGCTACAAGCtatattta
The genomic region above belongs to Piliocolobus tephrosceles isolate RC106 chromosome 1, ASM277652v3, whole genome shotgun sequence and contains:
- the LOC111539216 gene encoding dimethylaniline monooxygenase [N-oxide-forming] 3 isoform X1, whose product is MGKKVAIIGAGVSGLASIRSCLEEGLEPTCFEKSNDIGGLWKFSDHAEEGRASIYKSVFTNSSKEMMCFPDFPYPDDFPNFMHNSKIQEYLTAFAKEKNLLKYIQFKTFVSSVNKRPDFATTGQWDVTTERDGKRESAVFDAVMICSGHHVYPNLPKESFPGLNHFKGKCFHSRDYKEPGVFNGKRVLVIGLGNSGCDIATELSHTAEQVVISSRSGSWVISRVWDNGYPWDMVLITRFGTFLKNNLPTAISDWLYMKQMNARFKHENYGLMPLNGVLRKEPVFNDELPTCILCGIVSVKPNVKKFTETSAIFEDGTTFEGIDCVIFATGYSYAYTFLDESIIKNRNNEIILFKGVFPPLLEKSTIAVIGFVQSLGAAIPTVDLQSRWAAQVIKGTCTLPSMEDMMNDINEKMERKRKWYGKSETLETDYIVYMDELSSFIGVKPNIPWLFLTDPKLAMEVYFGPCSPYQFRLVGPGKWPGARNAILTQWDRSLKPLQTRVVGSLQKPRFFFHWLKLFAVPILLIAVFLVLT
- the LOC111539216 gene encoding dimethylaniline monooxygenase [N-oxide-forming] 3 isoform X2, whose product is MGKKVAIIGAGVSGLASIRSCLEEGLEPTCFEKSNDIGGLWKFSTFVSSVNKRPDFATTGQWDVTTERDGKRESAVFDAVMICSGHHVYPNLPKESFPGLNHFKGKCFHSRDYKEPGVFNGKRVLVIGLGNSGCDIATELSHTAEQVVISSRSGSWVISRVWDNGYPWDMVLITRFGTFLKNNLPTAISDWLYMKQMNARFKHENYGLMPLNGVLRKEPVFNDELPTCILCGIVSVKPNVKKFTETSAIFEDGTTFEGIDCVIFATGYSYAYTFLDESIIKNRNNEIILFKGVFPPLLEKSTIAVIGFVQSLGAAIPTVDLQSRWAAQVIKGTCTLPSMEDMMNDINEKMERKRKWYGKSETLETDYIVYMDELSSFIGVKPNIPWLFLTDPKLAMEVYFGPCSPYQFRLVGPGKWPGARNAILTQWDRSLKPLQTRVVGSLQKPRFFFHWLKLFAVPILLIAVFLVLT